The following DNA comes from Weissella koreensis KACC 15510.
TATAATGTAGCCTTATAACTAGTTCGTAAAATATGCAGATTCCTTCCTTTGAGGTTTCGTAAAAAATTACGCTTAGATTTAATAATTATTGTTATTAGTTTTAATTCGTAATTTTTTACGATTTAATTAAAAATTAAAAATATTAATTAAATGAAAACAATTTTTAAAACGCGCTGTTTTTTAACAGTTTTTGTAATATTTATTAATTCATATTTATTATTAGTTTTTAATATTCGTTATTTAAATCATCATTTTTGCTGTAAATCATTAAAATATCGTTCAATTTTAGTTTAATCAACGCCTTTTGTGTCAATAAATTGTCAAAATACAGTCAAAACAACGTGATAGGGTAGTGATAAATTGATAATCATTTTTATACTTATGTTTATTTGAAAGATCATATAAAGTTATATAATAAAATGCCGTTATCACGCTCAGAATGCTCAAGAACACACTTTTAGGTTCTAGCAGGTAAATATTCCTAATTTGCATTTTTATGATCTTAAATGAGCGTATTTTATTTTCAGATGACTTATTCATATGCACCACATTCCCAGAATCATATTGTAGCTGGACCACATATAACAATTTTTAGTAGTAATTAAATTCAACTCTCTTTTTAAGACATAATAAAAACCCCATTATTTTTCTCCAACTAACGGGGTTCAGATTAGATAACGTATTTAAATATGAATCTTTATCATATAGAGTTTAAACTATTTCATATTAGCTAAAACATTCTTTACTTCACCAACAGTGGTTGATCCATTATCGAATTTAGCATTATTAATATTAATGACCTTACCAGTTTCAAGATCATTAATTGTAGAAGATTGGTCTCCATATAAAAATCCGGAACCATCATATTCAATCGGCATATTGACAGGTAATTCTTCTCCATTAAAACCATCAACAGTAAATTTATTTATTGCGTATTCTTTACCATACTTAAGCGCTTCGTCCAAAACAGCATTAATTGTAATGTTTGACTCATTTTTTACTATTTTTTTTGATTCTGTAGAAGTTAAGCTAACAGCATTAACATTACTAAAAGTAAATACTGCAAAACTAACCGTTGAAATTAAAGCTAAATTCAAAAAAATTAATATACCTTTTAAATTCATAAAATACCTCTTTCTTATATTTATATCAATATACTAAAAAAGGGGTAAGTACACAACATACTTATCCCTTTTGAATATATATTATTATCTGTTAGCTACACCATAATATGATCCATTGGCTGGATTAAAACTGTAGTAACAAGCCTCACCATTTTTATAAATTTGTTGATTATTTCCTACAACACTACCAAATGCATGTGCTGGATCTGAATATAAATAAGTCTGTTGAGCTTCATATGGACTTGCAACCATACCACTATCACCATGAGAACCCCACAATAGATAAGTACCACCTGTCCCAGAAGCAGCTTGGAAATAATACCCACCAAATCGAAGACCAGAACCACTAAATGAATTAGACTGATAGAATGCATTAGCCCCTAATGTCTGTACTTCTGAGGGAGGTGACATACGCATAGGAACAACCTTGCTAGGCTGCTTTTTTAATTCACTAATAGTCACACTATTTGAATCAGTATGACTATTATATCGTTGCAAAACTTTTCCTGTCTTCATATCAGACGTAACCATTTCACCATAAAGTAGTCCGCCGTCAGGTAATTTCAACATTTTTTCTGAATCAGGTAATCCTCCATAAGGCTTATTCACATCAAAATCATATTTTTTAGATGCATAAGCCTTATCTATATTTGTTACTCCAACAAATATAGAAGAAATTATAAGAAATAACCAAAAAAACTTTTTCATAAAAAGACCTACCTTCTATAATTTTTACATTGTGAAAACGTTTACATGTATATATTAGCAAATTTTTATTTTTTAATCAACTTTCTAATAAAATTTTAAAAAAACTATTTAAACATGAAATAAAGATTAACTGAATAACGTCATAAAGTTAATGGATAATTTATTTTATGGACTATTTTTACATAATACCCCCTGTAGTCTACTTACTAGACTACAGGGGGTATTATTGTATTGAAATGTTAGTCTAAATTTACAAGATGGTTGTTGATAGAATTTTAAAACATAGCTGACAGCGCACTTAATTCCGCAGTCTCATGATTATATTTCATTTTAAAATTCTCAGGTTCTCCACCATATTGAGCCCAAGACGTCATTAACCAGCTTCTAAGTTGCTCAGAAGCTGTCTGTAAATTCATGAATGCTGATCTGACATTAGTTATACGTAAATCTTTAGCTTCGCCTGAAATAGTCTTTCTCGCATTCTCAGCGCTTTCTACAAATTTAGTTATCACATTAGCGCCAAGTGAAGAGTGGGAATCATTAAATTCAGCCGAGACACTCAGCAATTCATCAAGTAATTTACGTAATACTTCAATTCGCCCATCTGTCACGGTAGATATAACGAGTGGCATAGTTCCATACTGACTAGCGTAAGAATTAATCTCTTCAATGTAGCTAAGCGTTTCTTTAAAAGTTGACGCCTTGCTATAACTCAATAAGTAATCAATGACATAATCGGGGATAGTATCGTTTTCTCGTTGATTAGCCAAAGGCAAATCTGTGAACGGAATAAATGACGGCAAGCCATTAACTTCCATATCCAATTGAACTTTCGCTATTGGTGGTAAGTCTTCTAACGTTAATGGTTCAATGCTATTTTCAACATCAACTGTCATAGCATCATCGTATTTATTAGATAGAGCGTCCAAGATAAGCCCCAAATAATCAAAGCTTCTTAATGCTGTCGCATCACCATTAACATCTTTCAAATCATCAAGATATTTGTCATGCCAACCACCTAATTCAGAATTGACAGGTATACGTGATTGCGGGTTATTAATATATGATTGAAGTTCGTCCACAAGGGTATCAATATCTACATCAATAACATATTTTCCATCTTGTATATCTAGCTTAAATATTTCCATATCACATAATCTCGCTGTTCATTTTTATAACCATAGCTTTCAATTCTTCCAAATCCGCTTCAGAAGCTTTGTTTTGGTTATCTAACTGCCATGCTAATACTTTACTTTTGTTAGCTTCAACGGCTGATAAATTATCATTGATCGATTTTAAGATTTCTTGACTGTTGGCAATTTTTACTTTCCCAAGTTGATTTTTTAAAGCAGTCAGTTCTCTTTTGCGATTTTTTAACTTCTTCAAATAATCGTTCGCTTGATCGTCAGTTCTTAATATGACCGCCACATCTAAATCCTCCTTATCCATATTTATTTCATTAATCTTCGAATTGAGTTCATTCAGCTCATCTTCACTTAAATCTTTAGCCTTATCACCTGACAAACGTCCTAACGAACGTCCTATATTAAGTCGCCATGCTCTAACTGCATTTGTGGTTAATCTATGATTATCAAGTTCCGTTAAGAACTCCGTTCCTTGTGACATTACATCATTGACCAAGCCCATTTCACGCTCAATGCGATCTGTTGTTGTCCCCATTACAAATACCTCATCGTCACTTCAATATGTGGCACTTCATCTGAATCTAATATCGTATATCTTTTCATTGCTTTTGTAATTTGAATAAACGAATCATTGAGACCTGTCTGTTTAAAAGCAGGGTGCTCAAACAATGAATCGACTGCACCTTTAACCATGTTATCCAAATCGGATTTATTAGTGGGATAGCTGCGTATTTCGCCCTCTGGACGCTTTAATACAAAAGTTAAGCCCAATTCCCATCCTTGGAAATCAGAACGTAATTTACCCCTTAAACGTCCATTATCGTCACGTGGTTGACCGCTCTTAATATCTCGAACAGTCTTATATCCTTCTTGGCTTCCTGATAAGTAAAAAATCATCTCAAACTTAGTCTGGCTCAAGTATTCCGTTAACCACAACTCAATTCTTTTCCGCCATATTGAGTAATCGTCATTGAAATACCCACCATTCTTACTAGAACGCGCACGAGGTGCGGGCATAGGTTCTATGGGGATAACAAAGCTATAGCCTTTATTCACTATTTCTGATGATTTTTCGTCCATTCGTCTCGTTCCTTTACTTCTTGTTTATCTGCAATTTTCACCATGTAACTATAATGATCAGGATCAACATTTGGATCCGTGTTCGCTATACTTTCTTTTAAGCTAATCAATTTATCTGATAATTTAAACGGCTTATTAACATTTTTAGCTTGTGAAGCAGCCTCAAGTTCTCTTTCACTATTGGCTTTTTCTTGTGCAATATCTCTTGCCACTTCTGCTTCAGTCTTTCTTGCCACTTGTTCAGCACTAGGCATAGCGATTTGTGGTTGCGTTGTGACGTTAACAACACTTTTTGCAGCTAATTCTTTAGCTTCTTGTTCACTTTTAGCGCGTTTAGCCTCAAACGCCTTGCGTTGAGCCTCTATTGATTCCCTTGTACGAACAATTTTAGCTGGTGCAGGAACATGCTTCATTCCCTTTTGATCAATTAATTTCAATGCACCCATTACCGCTCCGTGCGTCATTTCATTATCAATAACTTTAACTTGTTCATCTTCAGTCTTTGCCTTGCGTAAATTAATACCAAGCCGTTCTAATTTACTACTAGAAATCCCAGCAGCTTCTAAAAGCTCTTCTTCGCTAATATCTGCCCTACGTTTTTTTACTTGTAAAACATCAATTAAATGCTTACGCTTGCGCGAGTCATCTATCTTGAAAAAATCATTAGCCATAGTAGTAACTCCTTTTTTAATTACTTTATTCATATTTTCATTGTAACACTTTATAATTGCTTTAAACACATTATTCAGCGTACATTATTTCTTTGATTTTTACGCTTTATAACAATTAAAAATAACACTTTCTAAAATTATTTCTGATAATAATTAACTACAACTTCTTAATTTTTTAATATATACTTTGCTTATTAATATTATGATTTCAATTAAAATATTTCACATACTATTACTAATCTCTTTAGTTAAACTAAGAAGCTTCAAAAAAAAATCTGACTTCACCATCAGCAATTTTTTCTTGAAGCTTAAGTCTAATATATTAATGTTAAATTCTATAATTAAATCATTCATGGTATCAATAATTAAAATTTAAAACATTCTAATTATATATTCGTTACTATTTTTCAAATAATACAAATTGATTTATTCCTATTCGATCAAATTTGTTCTGATGAGTTAGTTCTTGTATTTTTCTAGACAGCGTTTCAGGTGTTGTACCTAAATAAGAAGCTGTATCTTTTAAACTCAATGTCAATTGAATAGTATAACTTTCTTGTTCAGCACTTAAATCCATAAAATAAGCCATAATTCGATCCTTAATTTTGTAGATTGTTAGATAATAATTTTGGCGATTAACTTCATTGATCTGCCGAACCATGTGTTTAGTTAATTCATAACTCAACTGTGGCAGATCAATTAGTAAACTTCTAAATTGTTCTGCATCAATTCGGCAAACTTGAGATAATTCTTCTGCAGTTAGAAAAACATTATTATTTTCGGCACCAAATAGCCAATTTTCACCCATAAAATCACCAGACTGCATAATTTCTTGAAAGTGTGCATCCCCATTCTCCATTAAATTTTCCACTTTCAAGCGCCCAGACTCTAGTATAATCAACTGTTGACTATCATTTGGAGCATAAACTACCTCACCTTTTTGAACCACAACATGATTAATTAATTTTTCGATTTCTTTTTGATCAGCTTGCTTTAATTTTTGAAACAAAGGTACGAACTGCACACATAGATGCTCACTCATCATCCCCATCCTCGATTTCAATATAAAGTCCTTCCTTAATGTCATGGCCTAAAAACAACTGACCTTGAGCAATTTGAGCCTTTACCCAAATATAAAGCTGTTCTAATTGTTTACTTTCACCAAAATGTTGTTCTTTTTGTGCTAAGGTAATTCCCTTAGTTACATAAAGCAATTGGCTATCGAAGTCTTTAACTAGGTCGAACAATTGATCTGATCCTGACTGATATTTTATTGATGCATCTTCGACCAAACCTGTGTATTCTTGCATATCCTTCTGAGTGGTAGGAACTAGATCATTCTCATCACGCAAACTTTGACTTAATTCCCAAATGAAATTTTGTTCAGTACAATACCAATCTTTAGCAAATTGATTTAAAAACAACTGCGTATTATCAGGTGCAAATAAAGCCGTTTGTTTAATCTTTAAAGAATGAATTGTTAGATTGGCTACAATATGTCCAATCATAGCCCCTGCCGTTGGATGATGATGCTCATAGTCCGCTCTTTGTATTTCCTTTTCATACTTATTATTTACTTGATTAGTCATGAATTACTCCTTTACTGTGACCCTCTGGACAGGATAACCAAGATGATTCAAAATTATTTTAATTTGATCAACATCATTAAGCGTATCATCCAAATTTAATTTTATCTTACTGGCATTAAAAAGCACTTTTATATCTGATAAACCTGATTGTCCAGATAATGCTTTTTGAATTTTAATCATACATGATGGACAAGATAAATCATCTAATTGCATTGTCACTTTAATATTCGCCATCTTTATTACTTCCTTTTCTAATTTTAAAATAATGATTTTAAATAGTTCAAACTTAGAGCATTTATAACTACTAACAAGACACTTAATTCATGTACTAACATTCCTATAGACATATCAACATAATTGGTGAAAAGGCCTACAAATAAGATCAATACAGTAGCCAAAGCTATGAATATGTTTTGTTTCATATTACGCATTGTTGCATGTGCAATTTTAATAGCTAGAGAAATTTGGACAGGATCAGAGTTAACTAACACTAGATCAGATACATCAATTGCAATATCTGTTCCGCCTCCCATTGCAATTCCTAAATCAGCTTGACTTAAAGCTGGCCCATCATTAATACCATCCCCTACAAAGACAACTGACTCTCCTTGCACTTGTAATTTTTTGACAATGGCGAGTTTATCAGCAGGTAACAGGTTACCGATAGCTGTGTCGAAAGGTAATTTATTTGCGACAACATCCACAGCAGCTTGATTATCTCCAGATAGAAGCATTAATTTTTTAGCTCCTTGCTGTTTGATTTGATCTAAGTTTTCCTTAATCTGAGGACGAAGTTGATCATTGATCATTAATACCATATGCACTTGTCGATCAACGACTAATATTACTTGAGAATCAGACTTATTCATAACCAAAGATGGAATTGAAATATTTTCTGTTTTCATCATTTTTTGATTACCGACTAAGATAGACTTATGATTTATTTGAGCTCGCATCCCCTGACCAGCAATGCTTTTAACATCTTGAGCTAAATAAAGAGCATTGTCATCATTATGAATATTCAATATTGCACGAGCTAAAGGATGATTCGATTCATTTTCCACGCTAGCTAATAGTTTAATATTATGTTCTCGATCCCCTAATAGGTTTTTAATATTAACTACTGTTGGTTCCCCTACTGTCAAAGTACCCGTTTTATCGAAAATAAAATAATTCTTTCGACTCAAAATATTAAAATTAGCAGCTCCTTTAGTAATAATTCCATTCTTAGCCGCCATACCAATACCCATGACCGTTGAAACAGGCACTCCAATCACTAAAGCTCCGGGACATCCAAGAACTAACACTGTTATAGCAGTCTCCATATTTTTAGTCCATAGAGCAACTATAATTCCCAAAACAAGAATGACTGGCGTGTAATATCGTGCAAATTTATCGACAAATCTTTGTTCTTTAGTCTGACTATCTTGGGCATCCTCAATTAACTCGATCAATTTACCAAATACGGTCTCATCCCCAATTTTAATAACTTGAACAACGATTGTGCCATCATTAACGATAGTCCCCGCAAATACTTTTGATAGTACTTTCTTATGAGCAGGTTTTGACTCACCAGTAATGCTAGCCTCATTAACATAACTACTTCCTTGAACCACTACCCCATCAACAGGAATTGTTGATCCAGATTTTACCAAAACATATTGATCAACAACTAGTTCGTCAATATCAACTTCTTGATATTGACGGTCATCAGGTGTGGAAATTTTTAAAGCAGTTGTTGGAAATGTATCCATTAATTCACGGATCGATTGCCGTGTCTTATTCATCATTATCATTTGTAACCAATCGCCTATAGCAAAAAGCCAAACAACAATTCCGGCCTCATCATATTCATGAATTAGCAGGGCCCCGATAACTGCAATTGAAATTAATAATTCAATTGCAATACTCTTATATTTTAATGCACTAAATGCCCGTATTAAAATCGGTAACACCCCTATTAGAGCTGTCAACAACATCATTATTTGAGATAAATTAATTAAATTACCAAACTTGAATCCAAAAGCTAAAATTAGTAATAAAGTCATTCCTATTAAATTTTCTTTTTGGAATTTTTTAAATAAATTTTGAATTGCGTACATGTTCAACCTCCTTCTTTTATTTATTGATTAAACTTATTGTATGCTGCTTTATTGAAAAATAAATTGATAGGTATCAAGTTTACCTCTCCATCTAATAAAAAGAATATATCCATACTTAGAAAAGCTAGTAAAAAAGTACATTTAGTTACTTCCTTCCTACTAGCCTTATTTAATACTTAATAAAAATATTTTTCAAAATATTTAACTTACATATTGTAAGTTAAATCGAACGTATTATAATATAATTATCATATTGATATCAAAGGAGATTAACAATGAGAACACATCATATATCTCTGTTAACAGAGAATGTTGACAGAAACTTTCATTTTTATACTGAAATTTTAGGTTTAAGATTTATTAAGAACTCTGTTAATCAAGCAAAGCCTCTAAGAAGGCATATATATTATGGCGACTTTCTAGGTACTCCTGGAACGGTAGTTACTTTCTTCCCCATTGATCATTTTCATGAACGATTTGATGGTTTAAACTTCTTTAGTGGTATTCACTTTTCTGTTCCCACGGAATCAATCGATTTTTGGAAAATGCGTCTTGCTAATTTTGACATTAAATCAAATTTGGATGACAAAGGAAGATTACATTTTGTCGATTATGATAATATTCCGATAAGACTACAAGAAACCAATAAAGTGAATTTCGACTGGCATATTAATCGTATGAGCGATGTGGATGCTGATTTCCAAATAACTGGTGTTGTCGGTGCTGAAATGCACGTTCCTGATATCGATAAAACCATTAAATTCTTTGATGAATTACTTGAAATTAAGACATATGACAATATCATTAAACTTGATGATGGCGAAGCTCTTGAACTAATTCCGACTGATAAAAACACTGAAAAGTCGAAATTTGGTTGGGGTTCTACTGATCACTATGCTCTAGGCGTCGAAAGTGAATCTGATTTAAAGTATTTTTGGAATAAAGCAAAAAAGTTAGGATATACTCAAGAATTATTTGTTGACCGTGGCTACTTCAAATCAGCTTATTTTATTGAGCCCAATGGAAATCGAGTTGAACTAGCTACAAATAATCCTGGATTCACTCTTGATGAGTCAATTCTAGAACTAGGTACTACTTTTGCCCTGCCTCCAAAATTTGAAAGCCAACGAGAATTATTATTAGAACATTACGCAAAGAAAAATGTTTCTTTTAACCAAGTAAAGCCTTATATAAGTAACGAAAACATGGATGAATTTAAAACAAATTTTAGCAAAATAGATGGTAAATTTAATAGATAAGATTTTTATACAGAGGATTATAAATTATGGTAAAAGATACTTTAGTTTTAAAAGTTATGCAAGACGACAATGACTTGAGTTTGGAAGATATCCGAGGTCCTTGGAAAATTAATATTGATGATTTATTGTCTGTGAAATATATTGTGATTCTTCATAATGATAAAGTTATTAGAGAATACGATTTAGGTTCTAAATTCACTTTTGATATGATCTCTAAAGAAGTCTCAAATCTACAAATAAATGAATTTTCTGGCCAAGTATGCTTGAATTCTCATATGATTGATTATAGTCCTGAAACAATTGTGAGTTTTGAATCTCATGAATTTCTTAGAAGCTTAGTCATTAAAGACTTAAAAAACTGAAAAATAACCCTAAAATAAAATAAAAAAGGAATGGATTATATTTTCCATTCCTTTTTTTATTTTATGCCCATTTTTATGTCTTTATAGTATTGTTGCTATATATACGTAGCATGATTTAATTAGTTTTGTATTCTTCTATATTCCATTAATTGATGGGATAAATCCATGTTCTATATATGCCTTGCATGATTCATATCAACGTGGCCTTCATCTTTTAATACTACTCCTGATGTCTCGATTGATTAAATTAAAAAAGATTCTAGTATCAAATTAATTTGTGAATCATCAGAGTGTGATTCTGAATTTGAACCTGAGGCTGAAGCCGAATCACTCTTCGAGCTATTATCTGATTCTGATTTCTCTGAATTAGAATTACTCTCTGAGTTTGAGCCTGATGCACTCTTTGATGTACTTGCTGAATCTGACTCATTTGAATCTGATGTTGAGGCACTCTTTGATGTACTCTTTGATGCATCATCTGAGTCCGACGCTGAATTTGATTCATTTGAATTTGATTCTGATACACTTACTGAGATACTATCAGATTCACTTGTTGAATTAGATACTGACTTTGATGCATCTGGATCTTCTGGCTTATTCAACGAAGTTGAACTACTGTCCGATGTTGATGCTGAAGCACTATCTGATCCTTCTGAATTTGATGTTGAACCCGAAGTTGATGTTGATTCTGAATCACTATTTGAGGCTGAAGTACTATCTGATCCATTCGAATTAGATGCTGACTTTGAGCTTGATGTTGATTCTGAATTACTATCTGACGCTGAAGTACTATCTGATCCTTCTGATTCACTCTTTGACTTTGAGCTTGACGTTGATATTGAATCACTCTTTGAGGCACTTGCTGAATCTGATTCATTTGAATCTGATGTTGAGGCACTCTTTGATGTACTCTTTGAGGCATCATCTGAGGCTGACACTGAATTTGATTCATTTGAATTTGATTCTGATGCACTTACTGAGATACTATCAGATTCACTTGCTGAATTAGATACTGACTTTGATGCATCTGGATCTTCTGGCTTATTCAACGAAGTTGAACTACTGTCCGATGTTGATGCTGAAGCACTACCTGATCAAAAACCAACATGTAAAATTTCATTAAATTGCTTTAATACATTAAAAATCCCACGCAAATAGTTATTTTAAATGAAAAAGACCGAAACAATAATGTTTCAATCTTTTTTCGTTTTAATTTAAACAAATGATGAAACCCGTAGTATTTACCAAAGCCTCTGATCATAAGGGATTTACAGATACCAAATTTAAAAATTACCCGAAAATTAGTTGAAACTAAAACAGTCACGTCAAACTATTACATATTAATTTCTGCTAATTTTGAAGTAATAGGTATGAAAAATAATCAAAAAAAGTTTATTTATACCCAGAATCTATTTGTTAAATATGTAAACGTACATTTATTTATATAATCGAAATTAAAAAACATACTATACTAAGTAATATAAAAACAACCGATAAATGATTTACATAAGTTTTATAATTATTCAAGTCTATCATGGAAAAGTATGAAAATTCCAGATTATTATCTAAATGTTTGTTAATATAAGACCTTCTTATGTCATTTTTTGTTAATCGATTTTTTTTAACGTTAACATATCAAAAGTTAATAATAAAAAGGCAATTCCTAATAGAAAATTTGATATTGCAAGATTAATACACGACATAAGAAACGTAATGCCAACAAATAAAAATCCCATACCCATATATAAAAACCACTTATTTAATATAATATACCAATGACTAATTTTTGATTTAAAATAATTATTTTGTCGGTCTAATAATTCTTTTGACAGTCCTTTTATATGTATTTTTTCATCTCCAAAAATTCTAGCAAATTGTCTTTCTCTGAGGAAAATAATAAACATCGTTATTATCAATATAAACTGTAGAAACAATAATAAAATAAGCACAGTATTCACCAACTAATCTAAATATTTAACTTAATTATATTATAAGGTGCTAAATTTTAATACAATGTATTAGGCAACAGCAATAATGTACGACAAAATACCACTACTGCACCTCTGTCTTTACTTAAAACCACTAATATCTTTATATAATCTTGTTTAACCTGTAAATACCTGTGCCTTTTATAATTTCCGAACAAAGCGTGGTATTCATATGATAATTCAAGTTCTGCTTTATTAACCAACTATATAAAAAGCTGTCATTGGCGTTAATCCAGTAGCAGCTTTTTATTTTATATAGCTCCTGCCACTAGAACTTACGGCCGAACGGTTATGAGCCGTTTGATCTAACTGGCTGATCTAAAGGTATGTCGCAGTTTATTATGGATTAATAATAGCTTAATTTTAATAATAACAATTTTATAAAAATATCACTATATGGAAAACTAAAATGAAATACTATATTAGTCAAAAAATTGGAGTAAGAATTAGGAATGTACGGTAAGTTATATTTCCAACACCCCAGATTCAACTAAAACTAAACGGCCCGAATTTCAGCCCTTAAACTCTTATTGTATGTATTTTCCATTTTCATAGATCTTAATAAATATGCGATTACTTTACATCTGACTGTTTTAGTTATTTATTAGATTATTTTATCCATAATTTTTTTGGTATAAAATTTCTTCAACATTAATATCATTCTATCAGTGGGTTCAGTGGGTTTGTTTATTTCCTTATATCTAATAAATTTATTTAAACATATTTAATTATTAAATGGTATATAAATTATATCTTCACGTAAATCACCGCTCTCAACTCTCATACACAAATTCATAAGTATTTACTCCATATAAAAATAACAGAAAGCACATTAATGTGCTTTTTTAATTAAATAAATTTATTTCATATTTATTTTAACCACACTAATTTAGTCATTACATCATACCAATAAATATTTTTGTCACAAAATGATATTACTAGCAACAATTACTTATATACGAATATTAATGACTTATTAAATATATATATGGAGATTGGTGCTATGTGGACAAATGTTGAAAATATTTTAATGCAGAATGAATATCAATTAAATGATTTAACTTATGACGAAATATTCACAAAGATTGATAAAAATATAAAGATAAAAGCTAAAAATGCTTCTTATCGTGCTAATAACGTTGGTGTTCATATTTCATACGAAGATTTTTACAGTTACTTTCTTGAAGCCATTTGGAATGGATTAAATGCGTTCATATCAGATCGAAATCTCATTTTGAGCCACGTTATGACACACAGGTTGAAAATCGCAGAATTAACTGTATGGCGTAGAAACCAACATACAGGATCTAATAAAGATAAGAATCGCATAACATATATATCTACACGC
Coding sequences within:
- a CDS encoding VOC family protein; this translates as MRTHHISLLTENVDRNFHFYTEILGLRFIKNSVNQAKPLRRHIYYGDFLGTPGTVVTFFPIDHFHERFDGLNFFSGIHFSVPTESIDFWKMRLANFDIKSNLDDKGRLHFVDYDNIPIRLQETNKVNFDWHINRMSDVDADFQITGVVGAEMHVPDIDKTIKFFDELLEIKTYDNIIKLDDGEALELIPTDKNTEKSKFGWGSTDHYALGVESESDLKYFWNKAKKLGYTQELFVDRGYFKSAYFIEPNGNRVELATNNPGFTLDESILELGTTFALPPKFESQRELLLEHYAKKNVSFNQVKPYISNENMDEFKTNFSKIDGKFNR
- a CDS encoding RusA family crossover junction endodeoxyribonuclease, translated to MDEKSSEIVNKGYSFVIPIEPMPAPRARSSKNGGYFNDDYSIWRKRIELWLTEYLSQTKFEMIFYLSGSQEGYKTVRDIKSGQPRDDNGRLRGKLRSDFQGWELGLTFVLKRPEGEIRSYPTNKSDLDNMVKGAVDSLFEHPAFKQTGLNDSFIQITKAMKRYTILDSDEVPHIEVTMRYL
- a CDS encoding heavy-metal-associated domain-containing protein; amino-acid sequence: MANIKVTMQLDDLSCPSCMIKIQKALSGQSGLSDIKVLFNASKIKLNLDDTLNDVDQIKIILNHLGYPVQRVTVKE
- a CDS encoding heavy metal translocating P-type ATPase produces the protein MYAIQNLFKKFQKENLIGMTLLLILAFGFKFGNLINLSQIMMLLTALIGVLPILIRAFSALKYKSIAIELLISIAVIGALLIHEYDEAGIVVWLFAIGDWLQMIMMNKTRQSIRELMDTFPTTALKISTPDDRQYQEVDIDELVVDQYVLVKSGSTIPVDGVVVQGSSYVNEASITGESKPAHKKVLSKVFAGTIVNDGTIVVQVIKIGDETVFGKLIELIEDAQDSQTKEQRFVDKFARYYTPVILVLGIIVALWTKNMETAITVLVLGCPGALVIGVPVSTVMGIGMAAKNGIITKGAANFNILSRKNYFIFDKTGTLTVGEPTVVNIKNLLGDREHNIKLLASVENESNHPLARAILNIHNDDNALYLAQDVKSIAGQGMRAQINHKSILVGNQKMMKTENISIPSLVMNKSDSQVILVVDRQVHMVLMINDQLRPQIKENLDQIKQQGAKKLMLLSGDNQAAVDVVANKLPFDTAIGNLLPADKLAIVKKLQVQGESVVFVGDGINDGPALSQADLGIAMGGGTDIAIDVSDLVLVNSDPVQISLAIKIAHATMRNMKQNIFIALATVLILFVGLFTNYVDMSIGMLVHELSVLLVVINALSLNYLKSLF
- a CDS encoding Crp/Fnr family transcriptional regulator gives rise to the protein MMSEHLCVQFVPLFQKLKQADQKEIEKLINHVVVQKGEVVYAPNDSQQLIILESGRLKVENLMENGDAHFQEIMQSGDFMGENWLFGAENNNVFLTAEELSQVCRIDAEQFRSLLIDLPQLSYELTKHMVRQINEVNRQNYYLTIYKIKDRIMAYFMDLSAEQESYTIQLTLSLKDTASYLGTTPETLSRKIQELTHQNKFDRIGINQFVLFEK